In Haemophilus parainfluenzae, one genomic interval encodes:
- a CDS encoding Na+/H+ antiporter family protein: protein MLSNPVVISIVVLLALSLLRVNVVIALVISALTAGLCGDLGLGKTIEAFTGGLGGGAEVAMNYAMLGAFAIAISKSGITDLLAYKIITRMNKTPTGKNLAWFKYTLLSILLLFAISSQNLLPVHIAFIPIVVPPLLSIFNRLKIDRRAVACIITFGLTATYMILPIGFGKIFIESVLVKNINLAGASLGLQTSVGEVSLAMLIPVSGMILGLLTAVFVTYRKPREYVVTTAEPTTTEIEQHIANIKPIQITASAVAIVATFATQLFTSSTIIGGLVGLIIFGVFGIFKLKESNDIFQQGLRLMAMIGFVMIAASGFANVINTTSGVKELVDALSTGAIQSKGVAAFLMLLVGLLITMGIGSSFSTVPIITSIYVPLCLSFGFSPLATVAIVGVAAALGDAGSPASDSTLGPTSGLNIDGKHDHIWDSVVPTFIHYNIPLLAFGWIAAMTL, encoded by the coding sequence ATGTTATCGAATCCCGTTGTTATTTCAATTGTCGTGCTACTGGCGTTAAGCTTGCTGCGCGTAAACGTGGTTATCGCACTGGTGATTTCCGCTCTGACTGCAGGCTTGTGTGGTGACTTAGGTTTAGGAAAAACCATTGAAGCCTTTACAGGTGGTTTAGGTGGTGGAGCTGAAGTAGCGATGAACTACGCCATGTTAGGCGCATTTGCCATTGCAATTTCAAAATCTGGCATCACTGATTTGCTTGCCTACAAAATCATTACCCGAATGAATAAAACACCAACTGGCAAAAATTTAGCTTGGTTTAAATATACGCTACTGAGTATTTTACTTTTATTCGCTATTTCATCCCAAAACTTACTCCCAGTGCACATTGCGTTTATCCCGATTGTTGTGCCGCCGTTACTTTCTATTTTTAACCGTTTAAAAATCGACCGTCGTGCAGTCGCTTGTATTATTACCTTCGGTTTAACGGCAACCTATATGATCTTACCTATCGGTTTCGGGAAAATCTTTATTGAAAGTGTTTTAGTTAAAAATATCAATCTTGCTGGTGCATCACTCGGCTTACAAACTAGCGTAGGTGAAGTTTCTCTTGCTATGCTTATCCCTGTTTCAGGTATGATTCTTGGTTTACTCACTGCGGTGTTTGTTACCTATCGCAAACCGCGCGAGTATGTTGTGACAACGGCAGAACCAACTACAACTGAAATTGAACAACACATTGCGAACATTAAACCTATTCAAATTACTGCAAGTGCGGTTGCTATTGTCGCCACTTTTGCCACACAGCTTTTCACAAGCTCTACAATTATTGGTGGTTTAGTTGGTTTAATCATTTTCGGTGTATTCGGTATCTTCAAACTCAAAGAAAGTAATGACATTTTCCAACAAGGCTTACGTTTAATGGCGATGATCGGCTTTGTTATGATTGCAGCGTCTGGTTTCGCTAATGTGATTAATACCACAAGCGGTGTGAAAGAGTTAGTTGATGCACTTTCAACTGGTGCGATTCAAAGTAAAGGCGTTGCGGCATTCTTAATGTTACTCGTTGGGTTATTGATTACCATGGGTATTGGTTCTTCTTTCTCAACTGTACCGATTATTACCTCAATTTATGTACCACTTTGTCTCTCTTTTGGCTTCTCACCACTTGCGACAGTCGCTATCGTAGGTGTAGCAGCAGCATTAGGAGATGCGGGTTCACCGGCTTCTGACTCAACACTTGGGCCAACATCCGGTTTGAATATAGATGGTAAACACGACCACATTTGGG
- the rnt gene encoding ribonuclease T, which produces MSNSQEIPYHHQLKNRFRGYFPVIIDVETAGFDAKKDALLELAAITLKMDENGNLQPDQKCHFHIEPFEGANINPESLKFNGIDIHNPLRGAVSELDAITGLFQMVRRGQKNAECQRSIIVAHNAAFDQSFVMAAAERTGVKRNPFHPFGMFDTATLAGFMFGQTVLVKACQAAKIPFDGKQAHSALYDTERTAELFCYMVNHLKDLGGFPHIAQTDEAEKTDENQTAL; this is translated from the coding sequence ATGTCCAATTCTCAAGAAATTCCTTATCACCACCAATTAAAAAATCGTTTTCGCGGCTACTTTCCTGTCATTATTGATGTGGAAACAGCGGGATTCGATGCAAAAAAAGATGCGCTTTTAGAGCTTGCAGCAATCACCTTAAAAATGGATGAGAATGGCAATTTACAACCTGATCAAAAATGCCATTTTCATATTGAACCATTTGAGGGGGCGAATATTAATCCGGAATCACTCAAATTTAATGGGATTGATATTCACAATCCATTGCGTGGTGCCGTATCTGAATTAGATGCGATCACGGGATTATTCCAAATGGTGCGTCGTGGACAAAAAAATGCGGAATGTCAGCGTTCTATCATCGTGGCACATAATGCGGCTTTTGACCAAAGCTTTGTCATGGCTGCGGCAGAACGTACGGGTGTAAAACGCAATCCATTCCACCCTTTTGGGATGTTTGATACGGCAACGCTTGCCGGTTTTATGTTTGGGCAAACGGTACTCGTCAAAGCGTGCCAAGCGGCAAAAATTCCTTTTGATGGCAAACAAGCACACTCTGCGCTATATGATACTGAACGTACCGCAGAATTATTTTGCTATATGGTGAATCATTTAAAAGATCTCGGGGGATTCCCGCATATTGCTCAAACAGATGAAGCGGAAAAAACAGATGAAAATCAGACCGCACTTTAA
- the gloA gene encoding lactoylglutathione lyase produces the protein MQILHTMLRVGDLDRSIKFYQDVLGMRLLRTSENPEYKYTLAFLGYEDGESAAEIELTYNWGVDKYEQGTAYGHIAIGVDDIYAICEAVRASGGKVTREPGPVKGGTTVIAFVEDPDGYKIEFIENKSSKSGLGN, from the coding sequence ATGCAAATTTTACACACAATGCTTCGAGTAGGTGATTTAGACCGCTCTATTAAATTTTATCAAGATGTTTTAGGTATGCGTTTATTGCGTACGAGTGAAAACCCAGAATATAAATATACGCTTGCATTTTTAGGTTACGAAGATGGCGAAAGCGCTGCAGAAATTGAATTAACATACAACTGGGGCGTAGATAAATATGAACAGGGTACTGCGTATGGACATATTGCTATCGGCGTTGATGATATTTATGCTATTTGTGAAGCAGTTCGTGCAAGTGGTGGTAAAGTGACTCGCGAACCAGGCCCTGTTAAAGGTGGTACAACCGTTATTGCTTTCGTTGAAGATCCAGATGGCTATAAAATTGAATTTATCGAAAATAAAAGCTCAAAATCTGGTCTAGGCAATTAA
- a CDS encoding GDYXXLXY domain-containing protein has protein sequence MNTTGLFNLSWQRYLNLLFLLLTVGFLTSGVITLIAANLDYFSDLAKIYGLQTLLVVIVVLGIYCFIRESRRQATEKLKWKTYSIFFVVSVLIGGLFALVGQTYQTGADVWQLFAVWTLCQLPFLLLFPNVASALLFAATANVAFYLFNEQNSHNSMCYAVLINAGLLVISELFSKTFHDQHWRILPKVFLVLTFVSLFGLIVIYDVYFYAYAWGELGRSSLSSLLIAIPALIALYVYHKYRFDFINLIISVIALLGAYCFLASLLIRGASLLIRGVEEGVVLGLIGFIFTVMAIKWLVKRYKQEYPNNKKSHWAISILWMIALLIALVTIGVWLFLFLGLDESSAFIVGILLFGIAWLITLNKDKNEYTTILAGLFFLIANSFLGFYLLVKFDDFFLLLGNEFSKDSNLGIFISTLIFSVIIIVSYKLMPNSLVRILLVTQLLVFWQISYNLYFHNYSLNNAWFNIWFNNRWFNKIQLLSSIVLFYWVMRPHQSARIHLKPIAWGTVLFSLWISVPSYMTIPWVDYGLIDTDVSSDVMPADAMSLDNVLQVLSGQFWSHFQFDVSHILYLLICALPLIVYVLMNKHSESKHTEAVLILLVLTLFALGFVGIPVILYLTALLLLVYWTDSRAFFGLLVFAFVVYLGGFYYQLSIPLLYKGVLLVSFAVIFAIVTLFLHARYKAPSQSAVENHSVFKAPIWLVGVFVIALLGAVNYKVQQFEDVLATGKPIVLKIAPVDPRSLMQGDYMILNYAILSEFQQSQVLPESNESLESNESIDTLESNETTETTGIDESSPSGNKAYLLVHLDKNHVATFCEAQSEIPTDFKHCTPNVYLPIRYNGSWLPKLPSQDYFFAEGKGEYYAQAEYAEYRFKDGILLLARLLDKDLKGL, from the coding sequence ATGAATACAACAGGCCTTTTTAATCTTTCTTGGCAACGTTATTTAAATTTACTGTTTTTATTATTAACTGTGGGATTTTTAACGAGTGGAGTAATTACGTTAATTGCAGCTAATTTAGATTATTTTTCTGATTTAGCCAAAATTTATGGCTTACAAACATTGCTTGTGGTGATAGTAGTATTAGGTATTTATTGCTTTATTCGAGAGAGTCGTCGACAAGCCACAGAAAAATTAAAGTGGAAGACATATAGTATCTTTTTTGTTGTTTCAGTCTTGATTGGCGGTTTATTTGCCTTAGTCGGCCAAACCTATCAAACGGGGGCTGATGTATGGCAGTTATTTGCAGTTTGGACACTCTGCCAACTTCCATTTTTATTATTATTTCCGAATGTGGCCTCTGCATTATTATTTGCCGCCACCGCCAATGTTGCGTTTTATTTATTTAATGAACAAAACTCGCATAACTCAATGTGTTATGCCGTGTTGATTAATGCTGGATTACTTGTGATATCGGAATTATTCAGTAAAACTTTTCATGATCAACATTGGCGCATTTTACCTAAAGTATTTCTAGTACTGACTTTTGTCAGTTTATTCGGTTTAATAGTAATTTATGATGTGTACTTTTATGCTTATGCTTGGGGTGAGCTTGGTCGTTCATCACTCAGTTCTTTGCTAATTGCTATTCCTGCCTTAATCGCACTTTATGTATATCACAAATATCGCTTTGATTTTATTAATTTAATTATTTCAGTCATAGCCTTGCTTGGCGCTTATTGCTTTTTGGCATCTCTTTTGATTCGTGGTGCATCTCTTTTGATTCGTGGTGTAGAAGAGGGGGTGGTTTTAGGATTGATTGGCTTTATTTTCACAGTCATGGCAATCAAGTGGTTAGTGAAACGCTATAAACAAGAATATCCAAATAATAAGAAATCCCATTGGGCGATTTCAATACTATGGATGATAGCTTTATTGATAGCACTAGTGACGATAGGTGTTTGGTTATTTTTATTTTTAGGTTTAGATGAGTCTAGTGCATTCATCGTTGGTATTCTTTTATTTGGTATAGCTTGGTTGATTACTTTAAATAAAGATAAAAATGAATACACTACAATTTTAGCAGGTTTATTTTTTCTAATCGCAAACAGTTTTTTAGGATTCTATTTGCTTGTTAAATTTGATGATTTTTTTCTTTTATTAGGAAATGAATTTAGCAAAGATTCAAATCTCGGTATCTTTATTTCCACACTGATTTTTTCAGTCATTATTATTGTTAGCTACAAATTGATGCCGAATTCTTTAGTGAGGATTCTACTGGTTACCCAGCTTCTCGTTTTTTGGCAAATTTCCTATAATCTATATTTCCATAATTACAGCTTGAATAACGCATGGTTTAACATATGGTTTAATAACAGATGGTTTAATAAAATCCAGCTCTTGAGTTCGATTGTACTCTTTTATTGGGTCATGCGACCTCATCAATCAGCGCGAATTCATTTAAAGCCTATTGCCTGGGGAACAGTATTATTCTCTCTATGGATCTCTGTGCCGTCGTATATGACGATTCCTTGGGTAGATTATGGCCTTATTGATACAGATGTTTCAAGTGATGTCATGCCAGCAGACGCGATGAGTCTTGATAATGTGTTGCAAGTTTTAAGTGGACAATTTTGGTCACACTTCCAGTTTGATGTTAGCCATATCTTATATCTGCTTATCTGTGCATTACCATTAATTGTCTATGTACTAATGAATAAGCATAGTGAATCCAAACACACAGAAGCAGTGTTAATTTTATTAGTATTAACCTTGTTTGCATTAGGCTTTGTTGGGATACCCGTCATTTTATATTTAACAGCGTTATTATTGCTTGTTTATTGGACGGACAGCCGTGCGTTCTTCGGTCTTTTGGTATTTGCCTTTGTTGTTTATTTAGGTGGGTTCTATTACCAATTGAGCATCCCATTACTCTATAAAGGGGTATTGCTAGTAAGCTTTGCCGTTATTTTTGCGATTGTTACTTTATTCTTGCATGCACGTTATAAAGCGCCTTCACAAAGTGCGGTCGAAAACCATTCTGTTTTTAAAGCACCGATTTGGCTTGTTGGCGTCTTTGTGATTGCATTATTGGGGGCGGTGAACTATAAAGTGCAGCAATTTGAAGATGTGCTGGCTACCGGTAAGCCTATTGTTTTAAAAATCGCCCCTGTGGATCCTCGTTCATTGATGCAAGGCGATTATATGATATTGAATTACGCTATTTTATCTGAGTTTCAGCAAAGTCAGGTTTTACCTGAATCGAATGAATCCCTTGAAAGCAATGAATCTATTGATACTCTTGAATCTAATGAAACCACTGAAACCACAGGTATAGATGAATCAAGTCCTTCGGGAAACAAAGCTTATCTCCTTGTTCATCTTGATAAAAATCATGTTGCGACATTTTGTGAGGCGCAATCAGAAATACCAACAGATTTTAAACATTGCACACCAAATGTTTATTTGCCAATTCGTTATAATGGTAGTTGGCTTCCTAAATTACCAAGCCAAGATTATTTCTTTGCAGAAGGAAAAGGTGAATATTATGCACAAGCAGAATATGCAGAATATCGCTTTAAAGACGGTATTTTGTTGCTAGCTCGTTTATTAGATAAGGATTTAAAAGGGCTATAA
- the cmoA gene encoding carboxy-S-adenosyl-L-methionine synthase CmoA — protein sequence MMKDTIFAAPIEKLGDFTFDESVAEVFPDMIQRSIPGYSNIITAIGMLAERFVTADSQVYDLGCSRGAAALSMRRNIKQPNVKIIGVDNSLPMVERCRQHVAAYHSDVPVEILCDDIRQIEIKNASMVVLNFTLQFLPPEDRVALLTKIYQGLSPNGVLVLSEKFRFEDEKVNELLIDLHHQFKRANGYSELEVSQKRTALENVMRTDSIDIHKERLKNIGFSHVELWFQCFNFGSMIAVK from the coding sequence ATGATGAAAGATACGATTTTTGCAGCCCCGATCGAAAAACTGGGCGATTTTACTTTTGATGAAAGTGTGGCGGAAGTTTTCCCCGATATGATTCAACGCTCGATTCCGGGCTACTCCAACATTATCACGGCGATTGGTATGTTGGCTGAACGTTTTGTGACTGCTGACAGCCAAGTCTATGATTTAGGCTGTTCACGCGGTGCGGCAGCTCTTTCTATGCGACGTAATATTAAACAACCGAATGTGAAAATTATCGGTGTCGATAATTCTTTACCAATGGTGGAACGCTGCCGTCAGCACGTTGCGGCTTATCATAGTGATGTGCCCGTAGAAATTCTTTGCGATGATATTCGGCAAATTGAAATTAAGAACGCCTCAATGGTAGTGCTCAACTTCACATTGCAATTTTTACCACCAGAAGATCGTGTAGCCTTGCTCACCAAAATCTACCAAGGTTTAAGCCCAAATGGTGTATTAGTGCTCTCTGAAAAATTCCGTTTTGAAGATGAAAAAGTGAATGAGTTGCTTATTGACCTCCACCACCAATTCAAACGTGCTAACGGTTACAGTGAGCTTGAAGTGAGCCAAAAACGCACCGCACTTGAAAATGTAATGCGTACTGACTCGATTGACATCCACAAAGAGCGGTTAAAAAACATCGGATTTTCACACGTCGAATTATGGTTCCAATGTTTTAATTTTGGCTCGATGATCGCGGTAAAATAA
- the aspS gene encoding aspartate--tRNA ligase, with protein sequence MMRTHYCGALNRNHIGQEVTLSGWVHRRRDLGGLIFIDMRDRDGVVQVCFDPKYQEALTAASGLRNEFCIQIKGEVIARPDNQINKNMATGEVEVLAKELRIYNASDVLPLDFNQNNTEEQRLKYRYLDLRRPEMAQRLKTRAKITSFVRRFMDDNGFLDIETPMLTKATPEGARDYLVPSRVHKGKFYALPQSPQLFKQLLMMSGFDRYYQIVKCFRDEDLRADRQPEFTQIDVETSFLTAPEVREIMERMVHGLWQNIIGVNLGKFPQMTWQEAMTRFGSDKPDLRNPLELVDVADIVKDVEFKVFNEPANNPNGRVAVIRVPNGTEITRKQIDEYTQFVGIYGAKGLAWAKVNDINAGLEGVQSPIAKFLNEEVWKALAERVKAQTGDILFFGADKWQTTTDAMGALRLKLGRDLGLTRLDEWQPLWVIDFPMFERDDEGNLAAMHHPFTSPKDFSPEQLEADPTSAVANAYDMVINGYEVGGGSVRIFDPKMQQTVFRILGINEQEQREKFGFLLDALKFGTPPHAGLAFGLDRLTMLLTGTENIRDVIAFPKTTAAACLMTEAPSFANPQALAELSIAVTKAE encoded by the coding sequence ATGATGCGTACACATTATTGCGGTGCATTAAACCGCAACCATATTGGACAAGAAGTAACATTAAGCGGTTGGGTTCACCGTCGTCGCGATTTAGGTGGTTTAATTTTTATTGATATGCGTGATCGTGATGGTGTCGTACAAGTTTGTTTTGACCCGAAATATCAAGAAGCGTTAACCGCAGCTTCAGGCTTACGTAATGAATTTTGTATTCAAATTAAAGGTGAAGTGATCGCGCGTCCAGACAATCAAATTAATAAAAATATGGCGACAGGCGAAGTGGAAGTATTAGCGAAAGAATTACGCATCTACAACGCTTCTGACGTTTTACCATTAGACTTCAACCAAAATAACACCGAAGAACAACGTTTAAAATATCGTTATTTAGATTTACGTCGTCCAGAAATGGCACAACGTTTGAAAACCCGTGCAAAAATCACCAGCTTTGTGCGTCGCTTTATGGATGACAATGGTTTCCTTGATATTGAAACCCCAATGCTTACTAAAGCAACGCCAGAAGGTGCGCGTGACTATTTAGTGCCAAGCCGTGTACATAAAGGCAAATTCTATGCATTACCGCAATCACCACAGCTTTTCAAACAGCTTCTCATGATGTCTGGTTTTGATCGTTATTATCAAATCGTAAAATGTTTCCGTGATGAAGACTTACGTGCAGACCGTCAGCCTGAATTTACCCAAATCGATGTGGAAACTTCTTTCTTAACTGCGCCAGAAGTACGTGAGATCATGGAACGCATGGTACACGGTTTATGGCAAAACATCATTGGTGTGAATTTAGGTAAATTCCCACAAATGACCTGGCAAGAAGCGATGACTCGTTTTGGTTCAGATAAACCAGATTTGCGTAACCCGCTTGAATTAGTTGATGTGGCAGATATCGTTAAAGATGTTGAATTTAAAGTATTTAATGAGCCTGCAAATAATCCAAACGGTCGTGTGGCAGTCATTCGTGTACCAAATGGTACTGAAATCACTCGTAAACAAATTGATGAATACACACAATTTGTTGGTATTTACGGTGCAAAAGGTTTGGCTTGGGCGAAAGTAAATGACATTAATGCTGGTCTTGAAGGCGTACAAAGCCCGATTGCGAAATTCTTAAATGAAGAGGTATGGAAAGCGTTAGCTGAACGCGTGAAAGCTCAAACTGGCGATATCTTATTCTTCGGTGCAGATAAATGGCAAACCACGACGGATGCAATGGGTGCGTTACGTTTGAAATTAGGTCGTGATCTTGGTTTAACTCGTTTAGATGAATGGCAACCGCTTTGGGTAATTGATTTCCCTATGTTTGAACGTGACGATGAAGGTAATCTTGCTGCAATGCATCACCCATTCACTTCACCAAAAGATTTCAGCCCAGAGCAATTAGAAGCCGATCCAACAAGTGCGGTAGCAAATGCTTACGATATGGTGATCAACGGCTATGAAGTAGGTGGTGGTTCTGTGCGTATTTTCGATCCAAAAATGCAACAAACGGTATTCCGCATTCTTGGTATCAACGAACAAGAACAACGCGAAAAATTCGGTTTCTTGTTAGATGCATTAAAATTCGGTACACCGCCACATGCTGGTTTAGCATTTGGTTTAGACCGTTTAACCATGCTTTTAACAGGCACTGAAAATATCCGTGATGTGATTGCATTCCCGAAAACAACAGCCGCAGCTTGTTTAATGACTGAAGCGCCAAGTTTTGCGAATCCACAGGCATTAGCTGAGTTGAGTATTGCAGTGACTAAAGCTGAGTAG
- a CDS encoding NRAMP family divalent metal transporter, with product MSEVSTPVEKSTWASKFSALGPGIVMASAAVGGSHIIASTQAGAIYGWELVSIVILANLFKYPFFRFGVQYTLDTGNTLLEGYRQKGKFYLWLFLALNVFATVINTAAVGLLTAAILTFITPIPLPMPVLSSLVILVTTGILLLGKYRLLDSLSKIIMIALTVTTVSAVVIAFMRNGINGVATPDFVAPSPWELSKLAFLVALMGWMPAPIEISAVNSMWVVAKRRLTKVSYEDGLFDFNVGYIGTAILAVVFLALGALVQYGSPETVEMVGGKYIAQLINMYASTIGEWSRLLIAVIAFMCMFGTTITVIDGYSRTNVESLRILFGKQESSVRILNIGMIFAALSGLAIIFYFNNAVGPMLKFAMIASFVSAPIFAWLNLSLTKHAKHSVKGGLLWLSLIGLFYLTAFAGLFIAQQAGWLN from the coding sequence ATGAGTGAAGTTTCAACTCCAGTAGAAAAATCAACGTGGGCGAGTAAATTCTCTGCCTTAGGTCCTGGAATCGTGATGGCATCAGCAGCTGTTGGTGGTTCACACATTATTGCATCCACCCAAGCGGGTGCGATCTATGGTTGGGAATTAGTGAGCATTGTTATTCTTGCTAATTTATTCAAATATCCTTTCTTCCGTTTCGGTGTTCAATACACCTTAGATACGGGTAATACCTTGTTAGAAGGTTACCGTCAAAAAGGGAAATTCTATCTTTGGTTATTCCTTGCTTTAAACGTTTTTGCGACTGTGATTAATACTGCGGCAGTAGGGTTATTAACGGCCGCAATTTTAACGTTCATTACGCCAATTCCTCTACCAATGCCAGTATTAAGCTCATTAGTGATTCTTGTGACAACCGGCATTTTATTGTTGGGTAAATATCGTTTATTAGATAGTTTATCGAAAATCATCATGATTGCTTTAACGGTAACCACCGTGAGCGCTGTCGTGATTGCTTTTATGCGTAATGGTATCAATGGCGTAGCCACACCTGATTTTGTAGCGCCTTCTCCATGGGAATTAAGTAAATTAGCGTTTTTAGTGGCCTTAATGGGCTGGATGCCTGCACCAATTGAAATTTCTGCTGTTAACTCTATGTGGGTGGTGGCAAAACGTCGTCTAACGAAAGTATCTTATGAAGACGGTTTATTTGACTTCAACGTGGGTTATATCGGCACAGCAATTTTAGCTGTCGTATTCTTAGCGCTTGGTGCATTGGTACAATATGGTTCTCCTGAAACCGTCGAGATGGTTGGCGGAAAATATATTGCACAACTTATCAATATGTATGCAAGTACTATCGGTGAATGGTCTCGCTTATTAATTGCAGTCATTGCGTTCATGTGTATGTTTGGTACAACAATTACAGTAATTGATGGTTACTCTCGTACCAACGTTGAATCTTTGCGTATCTTATTTGGTAAACAAGAAAGCTCTGTGAGAATTCTTAATATCGGTATGATTTTTGCGGCGTTATCTGGTTTAGCGATTATTTTCTACTTTAATAATGCAGTAGGCCCAATGCTGAAATTCGCGATGATTGCTTCATTTGTTTCTGCACCAATCTTTGCTTGGTTGAATTTATCTCTGACTAAGCACGCGAAACACAGTGTAAAAGGCGGATTATTGTGGTTATCCCTTATCGGTTTATTCTACTTAACAGCCTTTGCAGGCTTGTTTATCGCCCAACAAGCTGGCTGGTTAAACTAA
- the nudB gene encoding dihydroneopterin triphosphate diphosphatase: protein MTSLKYKNNQSVLVVIYAESTHRVLMLQRQDDSTFWQSVTGTLETNETPRETAIREVWEEVGLKIEENSTALFDCKESIEFEIFPHFRYKYAPNVTHCHEHWFLLAVEQEFEPILSEHLAYQWVSPEYAIQMTKSPNNAEVIKKYLMNGFPL from the coding sequence ATGACGAGCTTGAAATATAAAAATAATCAATCAGTTCTCGTGGTAATTTATGCGGAAAGCACGCATCGTGTTCTTATGCTTCAACGCCAAGATGATTCCACTTTTTGGCAATCCGTTACGGGGACACTGGAAACCAATGAAACACCAAGAGAAACAGCAATTCGAGAAGTTTGGGAAGAAGTAGGATTAAAAATAGAAGAAAATTCGACCGCACTTTTTGATTGTAAAGAGAGTATAGAATTTGAAATTTTTCCGCATTTCCGCTATAAATACGCACCGAATGTGACTCACTGCCATGAACATTGGTTTTTATTGGCAGTTGAGCAGGAATTTGAACCGATATTAAGTGAGCATTTGGCGTATCAATGGGTTTCACCAGAATATGCGATCCAAATGACAAAATCGCCGAATAATGCCGAGGTCATCAAAAAATATTTGATGAACGGCTTTCCTCTATAG
- a CDS encoding YebC/PmpR family DNA-binding transcriptional regulator encodes MAGHSKWANIKHRKAAQDAQRGKIFTKLIRELVTAAKIGGGDVSANPRLRAAVDKALSSNMTRDTINRAIERGVGGGDDTNMETRIYEGYGPGGTAVMVECLSDNANRTISQVRPSFTKCGGNLGTEGSVGYLFSKKGLILISQGEEDALMEAAIEAGADDVQPQDDGSFEIYTAWEDLGSVRDAIEAAGFKIDNAEVTMIPSTTVDLDLETAPKLLRLIDMLEDCDDVQNVYHNGEISDEVAAQL; translated from the coding sequence ATGGCAGGCCATAGTAAGTGGGCAAATATTAAACACCGTAAAGCAGCACAAGATGCGCAACGCGGTAAAATTTTTACAAAATTAATTCGTGAATTAGTGACTGCTGCAAAAATTGGTGGCGGTGATGTCAGTGCAAACCCGCGTTTACGTGCGGCAGTAGATAAAGCCTTATCGAGCAACATGACTCGCGACACCATCAACCGTGCGATTGAACGCGGTGTGGGCGGTGGTGATGACACCAATATGGAAACAAGAATTTACGAAGGTTATGGTCCGGGTGGAACTGCTGTGATGGTTGAGTGTCTAAGTGACAACGCAAACCGAACCATCTCACAGGTTCGCCCAAGTTTCACTAAATGTGGTGGTAACTTAGGGACTGAAGGTTCAGTGGGCTACTTATTCAGCAAAAAAGGCTTGATTTTAATTAGCCAAGGTGAAGAAGATGCGTTAATGGAGGCGGCAATTGAAGCCGGTGCGGATGATGTTCAACCGCAAGATGATGGTTCATTCGAAATCTATACCGCGTGGGAAGATTTAGGTTCTGTGCGCGATGCAATCGAAGCAGCAGGATTTAAAATTGATAACGCAGAAGTGACAATGATTCCATCAACAACAGTTGATCTTGATCTTGAAACTGCGCCTAAATTGTTGCGTTTAATTGACATGTTAGAAGACTGTGACGATGTACAAAACGTATATCATAACGGTGAAATTAGTGATGAAGTTGCAGCTCAGCTGTAA
- the ruvC gene encoding crossover junction endodeoxyribonuclease RuvC — protein MSIILGIDPGSRVTGYGVIRQNGRHLEYLGSGAIRTQVEDLPTRLKRIYAGVTEIITQFQPDMFAIEQVFMAKNADSALKLGQARGTAIVAAVNHDLPVFEYAARLVKQTVVGIGSADKVQVQDMVTRILKLSDKPQADAADALAIAITHAHTIQHSLHIAGSVKTTETHEKMTALLKTRYSRGRFRLKI, from the coding sequence ATGAGTATTATTTTAGGCATTGACCCAGGTTCTCGTGTAACAGGCTATGGTGTGATTAGACAAAATGGTCGGCATTTAGAATATCTCGGTAGTGGAGCAATCCGCACGCAGGTAGAGGATTTACCTACACGCTTAAAACGAATTTATGCTGGCGTAACAGAAATCATCACACAATTCCAGCCCGATATGTTTGCCATTGAACAAGTGTTTATGGCTAAAAATGCGGATTCAGCTTTAAAACTGGGGCAAGCACGTGGTACGGCGATTGTGGCAGCCGTGAACCATGATTTACCGGTATTTGAATATGCCGCTCGTTTGGTGAAACAGACTGTCGTTGGGATTGGTTCTGCAGATAAAGTTCAAGTTCAAGACATGGTGACACGAATTTTGAAGCTTTCAGATAAACCACAAGCTGATGCGGCAGATGCTTTAGCCATTGCGATCACTCATGCTCATACCATTCAACATTCCTTGCATATTGCAGGCTCGGTCAAAACCACAGAAACACACGAAAAAATGACCGCACTTTTAAAAACAAGGTACAGCCGAGGTCGATTTAGATTAAAAATTTAA